The following are from one region of the Hymenobacter sp. YIM 151858-1 genome:
- a CDS encoding STAS/SEC14 domain-containing protein → MPELKSSLGHVYLSIDTDVENRWIHVRWQGYLTASNIQEGAKAYTAALAKAGFSCVLNDTRDVRGPWGHSMDWVINEWAPMAAGAGLKHFAMITTPASLAEGSASEFYAQLRAFEARVFDNLPAAQQWLRTICGS, encoded by the coding sequence ATGCCAGAACTTAAGTCGTCGCTCGGCCACGTGTACCTGTCCATCGATACCGATGTGGAAAACCGCTGGATTCATGTGCGCTGGCAGGGCTACCTCACGGCTAGCAACATCCAGGAGGGCGCCAAGGCCTATACCGCTGCTCTCGCCAAAGCCGGTTTTTCGTGCGTGCTCAACGACACCCGCGACGTGCGCGGCCCCTGGGGCCACTCCATGGATTGGGTTATCAACGAGTGGGCACCCATGGCCGCGGGCGCAGGCCTGAAGCACTTTGCCATGATTACCACGCCCGCCTCGCTGGCCGAAGGCTCGGCCAGCGAATTTTACGCCCAACTCCGCGCCTTCGAGGCCCGCGTGTTCGATAACCTGCCCGCCGCCCAGCAGTGGCTGCGCACTATTTGCGGAAGCTAA
- a CDS encoding LLM class flavin-dependent oxidoreductase: protein MTKTLAQLPVSILDLAVILDGHTPADTFRNTLDLAQHAERWGYRRFWLAEHHNMASIASSATAVLIGYVAGGTSRIRVGSGGIMLPNHAPLVVAEQFGTLATLYPGRIDLGLGRAPGTDQLTAMALRRDLQGSVEDFPRHVQELLQYLSADNRTSRVRAIPGEGLDVPVWLLGSSTYSAQLAGLLGLPFAFASHFAPAQLQAALHLYRENFRPSAYLTEPYAAACVNVIAADTDAEAEHLATSFYQLALNIIRGTSRPLQPPVASMAGIWSDMEREAVGQMMAYSFIGGPAQVERQLQTFLAQTGIDELLAVSHIYDHSARLRSFALLSGLCQPAAVAEPPLGAARQV, encoded by the coding sequence ATGACAAAGACCCTCGCGCAGCTGCCGGTTTCGATACTTGACCTGGCCGTGATTCTGGACGGCCACACCCCGGCCGATACCTTCCGCAATACCCTCGATTTGGCCCAGCACGCCGAGCGGTGGGGCTACCGGCGCTTTTGGCTGGCCGAGCACCACAACATGGCCAGCATTGCCAGCTCGGCCACGGCCGTGCTTATCGGCTACGTGGCGGGCGGTACCTCGCGCATTCGGGTAGGGTCGGGGGGTATTATGCTGCCCAACCACGCGCCGCTGGTGGTGGCCGAGCAGTTTGGCACCCTGGCTACGCTGTATCCCGGCCGCATCGACCTAGGGCTGGGCCGCGCGCCGGGCACCGATCAGCTTACGGCCATGGCCTTGCGCCGCGATTTGCAGGGCTCGGTGGAGGATTTCCCGCGCCACGTGCAGGAGCTGCTGCAGTACTTATCGGCCGACAACCGCACCAGCCGCGTGCGCGCCATCCCCGGCGAGGGCCTCGATGTGCCGGTGTGGCTGCTGGGCTCGAGCACGTACAGCGCGCAGCTGGCCGGCTTGCTGGGCTTGCCGTTTGCGTTTGCCAGCCACTTTGCCCCGGCGCAGCTGCAGGCGGCGCTGCACCTGTACCGCGAAAACTTCCGGCCCTCGGCGTACCTCACCGAGCCGTACGCGGCCGCCTGCGTCAACGTAATTGCGGCCGACACCGACGCCGAAGCCGAGCACCTCGCTACCTCGTTCTACCAATTGGCCCTGAACATTATCCGCGGCACCAGCCGCCCGCTGCAGCCGCCCGTGGCCAGCATGGCGGGCATTTGGTCGGATATGGAGCGCGAGGCCGTGGGGCAAATGATGGCGTATTCCTTTATCGGCGGCCCGGCTCAGGTGGAGCGGCAGCTGCAAACTTTCCTCGCCCAAACCGGCATCGACGAGCTGCTGGCCGTGTCGCACATCTACGACCACTCGGCCCGGCTGCGCTCCTTTGCCCTGCTCAGCGGCCTGTGCCAACCCGCCGCGGTAGCCGAGCCGCCCCTAGGTGCTGCCCGGCAGGTATAG